Proteins from a single region of Pseudomonas sp. BSw22131:
- the rpoH gene encoding RNA polymerase sigma factor RpoH, with amino-acid sequence MTTSLQPAYALVPGANLEAYVHTVNSIPLLTPEQERELAESLYYEQDLGAARQMVLAHLRFVVHIARSYSGYGLAQADLIQEGNVGLMKAVKRFNPEMGVRLVSFAVHWIKAEIHEFILRNWRIVKVATTKAQRKLFFNLRSQKKRLAWLNNEEVHRVAESLGVEPREVREMESRLTGHDMAFDPAAEADDDSAFQSPANYLEDHRYDPARQLEDSDWTDTSTANLHEALNVLDDRSRDILYQRWLAEEKATLHDLAEKYNVSAERIRQLEKSAMNKLKVSIAA; translated from the coding sequence ATGACCACTTCTTTGCAACCTGCTTATGCCTTGGTCCCGGGTGCAAACCTGGAGGCCTATGTGCACACGGTCAACAGCATTCCGCTGCTGACACCTGAGCAGGAGCGTGAACTGGCCGAGAGTCTCTATTATGAGCAGGATCTTGGGGCGGCTCGGCAGATGGTGCTCGCCCACCTGCGTTTTGTTGTGCATATCGCACGCAGTTATTCCGGATACGGTTTGGCCCAGGCCGATCTCATCCAGGAAGGTAACGTCGGCTTGATGAAAGCCGTGAAGCGTTTCAACCCTGAGATGGGTGTTCGTCTGGTGTCCTTTGCAGTCCACTGGATCAAGGCTGAGATTCACGAATTCATCTTGCGCAACTGGCGCATCGTGAAAGTCGCGACGACCAAGGCCCAGCGCAAACTGTTCTTCAATCTGCGCAGCCAGAAGAAACGTCTGGCCTGGCTGAACAACGAAGAAGTGCATCGTGTGGCCGAAAGCCTCGGCGTTGAGCCACGTGAAGTTCGCGAGATGGAAAGCCGTTTGACCGGTCACGACATGGCGTTCGACCCGGCTGCTGAAGCCGACGACGACAGCGCGTTCCAGTCGCCTGCCAACTATCTGGAAGATCATCGCTACGATCCAGCGCGTCAGCTGGAAGATTCCGACTGGACCGATACGTCCACCGCGAACCTGCACGAAGCGTTGAACGTCCTTGATGACCGCAGCCGTGACATTCTCTACCAGCGCTGGTTGGCAGAGGAAAAGGCCACGCTGCATGACTTGGCAGAGAAGTACAACGTCTCGGCCGAGCGTATTCGCCAGCTGGAGAAGAGCGCGATGAACAAGCTAAAGGTCTCCATCGCTGCGTAA
- a CDS encoding M16 family metallopeptidase, with product MNALARCAAGLLLSTICLPLTATAADVQATHEFTLDNGLKVVVREDHRAPVVVSQVWYKVGSSYETPGQTGLSHALEHMMFKGSSKAGPGEASLILRDLGAEENAFTSDDYTAYYQVLARDRLGVAFELEADRMASLRLPPEEFSREIEVIKEERRLRTDDKPHSKAYERFKALAYPASGYHTPTIGWMADLDRMKVEELRHWYEAWYVPNNATLVVVGDVKPDEVKALAERFFGPIPRRDVPPAKKPLELAEPGERKITVHVATQMPSLMYGFNVPSLSTADDPRMVNALRLISALLDGGYSARIPARLERGEELVSGASSDYDAFTRGDTLFTINATPNAQKKKTLADTEAGIWRLLNELKTKPPSKEELERVRAQVIAGVVFERDSITSQATTIGQLETVGLSWTLIDDELNALQSVTPEDIQKAARTYFTRERLAIAHVLPEEKSHE from the coding sequence ATGAATGCTCTAGCCCGCTGCGCCGCAGGCCTGCTGCTCAGCACGATTTGCCTGCCTCTGACAGCCACGGCTGCCGACGTACAAGCCACTCATGAATTCACGCTCGACAATGGCCTCAAGGTCGTCGTCCGCGAAGACCATCGCGCACCCGTCGTGGTCTCCCAGGTCTGGTACAAGGTCGGCTCAAGCTACGAGACGCCGGGCCAGACGGGCTTGTCTCATGCACTTGAGCACATGATGTTCAAAGGCAGCTCCAAGGCCGGTCCCGGCGAGGCTTCGTTGATCCTGCGCGACCTGGGGGCTGAGGAAAACGCCTTCACCAGCGACGACTACACGGCTTATTACCAAGTGTTGGCGCGAGACCGCCTGGGCGTCGCCTTCGAACTCGAAGCAGACCGCATGGCAAGCCTGCGCCTGCCGCCTGAAGAGTTCAGCCGCGAAATAGAAGTCATCAAAGAGGAGCGCCGCCTGCGCACCGATGACAAGCCGCACTCCAAGGCGTACGAGCGATTCAAGGCGTTGGCCTATCCCGCCAGCGGCTATCACACGCCGACCATCGGCTGGATGGCAGATCTGGACAGGATGAAGGTCGAGGAACTGCGCCACTGGTATGAAGCCTGGTACGTCCCGAACAACGCGACACTGGTGGTCGTGGGGGATGTGAAACCTGACGAAGTGAAGGCGTTGGCCGAGCGCTTCTTTGGCCCGATACCGCGCCGCGACGTGCCGCCTGCGAAAAAACCGCTGGAGCTGGCCGAACCCGGTGAGCGCAAGATCACCGTGCACGTAGCCACGCAGATGCCGAGCCTGATGTACGGTTTCAACGTGCCGAGCCTGTCGACCGCAGATGACCCGCGCATGGTCAACGCTCTGCGTTTGATCTCCGCACTGCTCGATGGCGGCTACAGCGCGCGTATTCCGGCGCGTCTTGAGCGCGGCGAGGAACTCGTCAGCGGCGCATCCTCGGATTACGACGCCTTCACCCGAGGCGACACGCTGTTCACGATCAACGCCACGCCGAACGCGCAGAAGAAAAAAACCCTCGCAGACACCGAAGCCGGCATCTGGCGCCTGCTCAATGAACTCAAGACCAAACCGCCTTCAAAAGAGGAGCTTGAGCGAGTCCGTGCCCAGGTCATTGCAGGCGTGGTGTTCGAGCGCGATTCGATCACCAGCCAGGCAACCACCATCGGCCAACTGGAAACGGTAGGCCTGTCGTGGACCTTGATCGACGACGAACTCAACGCCCTGCAAAGCGTGACCCCGGAAGACATCCAGAAGGCGGCTCGCACCTACTTCACCCGCGAACGCCTTGCCATCGCGCATGTTTTGCCCGAGGAGAAATCCCATGAATAA
- the ftsX gene encoding permease-like cell division protein FtsX, producing the protein MSATRSPKVSERVAPKAGEPDPKKKKRNEDDGPDFGTLFHAWIEAHRSSVIDSVRRLGKQPIGSFFTCLVMAIALSLPMGLSLLLSNVERLGGSWQRAAQISLYLQLDASPSEGDALVGQIKGMPGVADAQYISRDQALNEFQQQSGLGEALKELPENPLPGVVVVTPDEVDKPALEALRTRLAELPKVQQAQLDLVWVERLAAILKLGDRFVFGLTVLLVLALLLVIGNTIRLHIENRRTEIEVIKLVGGTDSYVRRPFLYMGALYGLGAGLLSWGVLAFGLNWLNESVVRLAGLYGSNFSLAGVPPADGLSLLLGAVLLGYIGAWIAVARHLRELAPR; encoded by the coding sequence ATGAGTGCTACCCGTAGCCCTAAAGTATCCGAGCGTGTCGCGCCAAAGGCCGGCGAGCCTGACCCGAAGAAGAAAAAGCGTAACGAAGACGACGGTCCGGATTTCGGCACGCTGTTTCATGCCTGGATCGAGGCGCATCGTTCGAGTGTGATCGACAGCGTACGCCGCTTGGGCAAGCAACCTATCGGCAGCTTCTTCACCTGTCTGGTCATGGCCATTGCACTGAGTCTGCCAATGGGTTTGTCGCTGTTGCTGAGCAATGTCGAACGCTTGGGCGGGTCATGGCAGCGTGCAGCGCAGATCTCGCTTTATTTGCAACTGGATGCCTCACCCAGCGAGGGAGATGCGCTGGTCGGCCAGATAAAAGGCATGCCCGGCGTCGCCGATGCGCAGTACATCAGCCGCGATCAGGCGCTCAATGAGTTCCAGCAGCAGTCGGGTCTGGGCGAGGCTTTGAAAGAGCTGCCTGAGAATCCTTTGCCGGGCGTAGTGGTCGTGACTCCGGATGAAGTTGACAAACCGGCGCTGGAGGCGTTACGTACGCGTCTAGCCGAATTGCCCAAAGTTCAGCAGGCTCAACTGGATCTGGTCTGGGTAGAGCGACTGGCGGCTATTCTCAAGCTGGGTGACCGCTTCGTGTTCGGCCTGACAGTACTGCTGGTGCTTGCACTGTTGTTGGTCATCGGTAACACCATCCGTCTGCACATCGAGAACCGTCGTACGGAAATCGAAGTCATTAAACTGGTGGGCGGCACTGACAGCTACGTGCGCAGGCCCTTCCTTTATATGGGCGCGCTGTACGGGCTGGGAGCAGGGCTCCTGTCGTGGGGTGTTTTGGCGTTTGGCCTTAACTGGTTGAACGAGTCCGTCGTCAGGCTCGCCGGGTTGTACGGCAGCAATTTCTCCCTGGCTGGAGTGCCGCCCGCAGACGGGTTGTCGCTATTGCTAGGGGCGGTGTTGTTGGGGTATATCGGTGCGTGGATTGCAGTGGCGCGCCATTTGAGAGAGCTGGCACCTCGTTAA
- the ftsY gene encoding signal recognition particle-docking protein FtsY gives MFGSNDDKKTPAPAGEKKGLFGWLRKKPQETVADQPQDLSPAAPEPVVEQTPVVAEPQIAPAISTEPAPQVVASVEPSRFTEPPAADSANFQPWLKLPVAEEPVALTDEQQPHVTPEIPTHTASHVEPANVEPVAAELPVTVAPVTPEPVIEPVPVFKAPAPVVQPEPVAPVVAAVVAPVEPTPVESKQPGFFARLKQGLSKTSASLGEGMASLFLGKKAIDDDMLDELETRLLTADVGVEATSLIVRNLTQKVARKQLTDSDALYASLQAELTAMLKPVEAPLVIKSEHKPFVILVVGVNGAGKTTTIGKLAKKLQLDGKKVMLAAGDTFRAAAVEQLQVWGERNNIPVIAQHTGADSASVIFDAVQAAKARGVDVLIADTAGRLHTKDNLMEELKKVRRVIGKLDAEAPHEVLLVLDAGTGQNAINQAKQFNQTVNLTGLALTKLDGTAKGGVIFALAKQFGLPIRYIGVGEGIDDLRTFEAEAFVQALFAERERT, from the coding sequence ATGTTTGGTTCCAACGACGACAAGAAGACCCCAGCCCCGGCTGGCGAAAAAAAAGGCCTGTTCGGATGGCTGCGCAAAAAGCCGCAGGAAACCGTCGCCGATCAGCCCCAGGACTTATCCCCAGCAGCGCCTGAGCCGGTTGTCGAGCAGACGCCAGTCGTTGCTGAGCCGCAGATTGCCCCGGCAATTTCGACCGAGCCAGCGCCCCAGGTCGTAGCGTCGGTCGAGCCTTCACGGTTCACCGAACCACCCGCCGCCGACAGTGCCAATTTCCAACCCTGGCTCAAGCTTCCCGTAGCAGAAGAGCCCGTCGCCCTTACCGACGAGCAACAGCCGCATGTAACCCCAGAGATCCCGACGCATACCGCCTCGCATGTCGAGCCCGCAAACGTCGAGCCTGTCGCTGCCGAGCTGCCAGTCACCGTCGCGCCGGTAACTCCTGAGCCGGTCATCGAGCCGGTGCCGGTCTTCAAGGCGCCTGCGCCTGTCGTTCAGCCTGAGCCAGTGGCGCCGGTTGTTGCGGCTGTCGTTGCGCCCGTGGAACCAACGCCGGTGGAATCAAAACAGCCGGGGTTCTTCGCACGTCTCAAGCAAGGTCTGTCGAAGACCAGCGCCAGTCTTGGCGAAGGCATGGCCAGCCTGTTCCTGGGCAAGAAGGCCATCGACGACGACATGCTCGATGAGCTTGAAACACGTCTGTTGACGGCCGATGTCGGCGTCGAGGCTACATCGCTCATCGTGCGAAACCTGACGCAAAAGGTCGCGCGCAAGCAACTGACAGACAGTGATGCGCTTTACGCATCGCTGCAGGCCGAGCTGACCGCCATGCTCAAACCGGTCGAAGCACCGCTGGTCATCAAGAGCGAGCACAAGCCGTTCGTGATCCTGGTGGTCGGCGTCAACGGCGCAGGCAAAACCACCACCATCGGCAAGCTGGCGAAGAAGCTGCAGCTCGACGGCAAGAAAGTCATGCTGGCCGCAGGCGATACGTTCCGCGCTGCGGCGGTGGAGCAGCTTCAAGTATGGGGCGAGCGCAACAATATTCCCGTGATCGCCCAGCACACAGGTGCTGATTCCGCGTCGGTGATTTTCGATGCCGTGCAGGCCGCCAAGGCTCGTGGTGTCGATGTACTGATCGCTGACACCGCCGGTCGTCTGCACACCAAAGACAACCTGATGGAAGAGCTGAAAAAGGTTCGCCGGGTGATAGGCAAGCTCGACGCCGAGGCGCCGCATGAGGTGCTGCTGGTACTGGACGCAGGCACCGGTCAGAACGCTATCAACCAAGCCAAGCAGTTCAATCAGACGGTCAATCTCACGGGCCTTGCGTTGACCAAGCTGGACGGCACGGCCAAAGGCGGCGTGATTTTTGCGCTGGCCAAACAATTCGGCCTGCCAATCCGCTATATCGGGGTCGGCGAAGGCATTGATGACCTGCGTACGTTCGAGGCTGAGGCGTTCGTTCAGGCCTTGTTCGCGGAGCGGGAGCGCACATGA
- the mtgA gene encoding monofunctional biosynthetic peptidoglycan transglycosylase — MLRLLLQRVVKVLLWFAAASVVLVLILRWVPPPFTALMVERKVESWFNGQPIDLQRDWEPWDKISDDLKIAVIAGEDQKFAEHWGFDIDAIQAALAHNERGGSIRGASTLSQQVSKNLFLWSGRSYLRKGLEAWFTGLIEILWSKQRILEVYVNSVEWDDGVFGAQAAAQHHFNVNASQLSTQQASYLAAVLPNPREWSASRPSSYVSRRAGWIRQQMRQLGGDEYLTGLNHSRRW; from the coding sequence ATGCTGCGTTTACTGCTTCAACGTGTTGTCAAAGTCCTGCTCTGGTTCGCCGCAGCGAGTGTCGTGCTGGTTCTGATTTTGCGGTGGGTGCCACCGCCGTTCACCGCGCTGATGGTAGAACGCAAGGTCGAATCGTGGTTCAACGGGCAACCCATTGACCTGCAACGAGACTGGGAACCCTGGGATAAAATCTCCGACGACCTGAAGATCGCCGTTATTGCCGGCGAAGACCAAAAGTTCGCCGAGCATTGGGGTTTCGACATCGATGCGATTCAGGCGGCACTGGCTCACAACGAGCGCGGCGGTTCGATACGCGGTGCCAGTACGTTGAGCCAGCAAGTGTCGAAAAACCTGTTTTTGTGGTCCGGCCGCAGCTACCTGCGCAAGGGGCTGGAGGCTTGGTTTACCGGCCTGATCGAAATCCTGTGGTCAAAACAGCGGATTCTTGAGGTGTACGTCAACAGCGTCGAATGGGATGACGGCGTTTTTGGCGCACAGGCAGCGGCGCAACATCATTTCAACGTCAATGCCAGTCAGCTCTCGACACAGCAGGCCAGTTATCTGGCGGCGGTACTTCCCAATCCTCGGGAATGGAGTGCAAGTCGACCCAGCAGCTATGTGTCGCGACGCGCTGGCTGGATTCGTCAGCAGATGCGGCAATTGGGCGGTGATGAGTATCTGACCGGACTCAATCACAGTCGGCGCTGGTAA
- a CDS encoding sulfurtransferase has translation MSIAQLISPSQLAERQQEPGLVILDCRSSLEDLDYGQRSYAEGHIEGSCYADLLNDLSGAVKKGVTGRHPLPDADVLIDRLQTWGVNSDSDIVLYDDGPGAYAARAWWLLAWLGKRDGVFILDGGLKAWHAAGLPLSLDSPTHKHGFFSGQPDPSLVLTADELQARLGQPEMTLIDARAPARFRGEVEPIDPVAGHIPGAQCAAFTDNLGPDGRFLPAQQLKQRFAEKLAGRSPDHLVAYCGSGVTACHNLFALCLAGYPLGALYAGSWSEWITDTQREVATGD, from the coding sequence ATGTCCATCGCGCAACTGATCAGCCCGTCACAACTGGCCGAGCGCCAACAAGAGCCTGGGTTGGTGATTCTCGATTGTCGTTCCTCCCTCGAAGATCTGGATTACGGACAGCGCAGTTATGCGGAGGGACACATTGAGGGATCTTGCTACGCGGATTTGCTCAATGATCTGAGTGGCGCTGTCAAGAAAGGTGTGACCGGTCGCCATCCGTTGCCTGATGCCGACGTTTTGATTGATCGATTGCAGACGTGGGGCGTGAATAGCGACAGTGACATCGTGCTCTATGACGACGGCCCCGGTGCCTACGCTGCGCGCGCATGGTGGCTGTTGGCGTGGCTGGGCAAACGCGATGGCGTGTTTATCCTCGACGGTGGCTTGAAAGCCTGGCACGCGGCAGGCTTGCCGTTGAGCCTGGATTCGCCGACACATAAACACGGTTTTTTCAGCGGCCAGCCAGATCCATCGCTGGTGCTGACAGCCGATGAGCTTCAGGCACGTCTTGGTCAGCCTGAAATGACCTTGATCGACGCGCGAGCACCTGCGCGTTTTCGGGGAGAAGTTGAGCCGATCGACCCGGTGGCGGGGCACATTCCGGGCGCTCAATGCGCCGCGTTCACTGACAACCTTGGCCCGGACGGGCGGTTTTTGCCGGCGCAGCAGCTCAAGCAGCGTTTTGCCGAAAAGCTGGCGGGTCGCTCGCCCGACCATCTGGTTGCGTACTGCGGTTCCGGGGTGACGGCCTGCCATAACCTCTTTGCGTTGTGTCTGGCGGGATATCCACTGGGAGCCTTGTACGCAGGCTCATGGAGCGAATGGATCACCGATACCCAGCGCGAAGTGGCAACCGGCGATTAA
- a CDS encoding hydrolase: protein MQTSRPLSFKPALGLRNPHLQTLWGPLWRKTVHLDRTRERIWLEDGDFLDMDWHGPQEADAPLVLVLHGLTGSSNSPYVAGLQYAMAKQGWASVALNWRGCSGEPNLLPRSYHSGASEDLAAVIAHLRAARPLAPLYAVGYSLGGNILLKHLGESGLDSQLHGAVAVSVPFRLDECADRIGQGFSKVYQRHFMREMVGYIKDKQRRFQHEGLSEGLAELAALGSLENMRTFWDFDGRVTAPLNGFTDANDYYRRASSRYFLGDIRTPTLLIQALDDPFVFKHSLPELSELSASIQFDLQPHGGHVGFVDGSINKPTYYLERRIPAWLLDVHGARGL from the coding sequence GTGCAGACTTCTCGTCCGCTGTCTTTCAAACCCGCCCTTGGCCTGCGCAACCCTCACCTGCAAACCTTGTGGGGGCCGCTGTGGCGAAAGACCGTTCACCTGGACCGCACGCGCGAGCGGATCTGGCTGGAAGACGGCGATTTTCTGGACATGGACTGGCACGGCCCGCAGGAGGCTGACGCACCTCTGGTGCTGGTGCTGCACGGTCTGACGGGGTCTTCCAACTCGCCCTACGTCGCTGGCTTGCAATACGCCATGGCAAAGCAAGGCTGGGCCAGCGTCGCCCTGAACTGGCGCGGGTGTTCCGGCGAGCCCAACTTACTCCCACGCAGTTATCACTCCGGCGCCAGCGAAGACCTCGCAGCTGTCATTGCCCACCTGCGCGCAGCCCGTCCGCTCGCGCCGCTGTATGCGGTGGGGTATTCACTGGGCGGCAACATTTTGCTCAAGCATCTTGGCGAGTCAGGCCTGGACAGCCAGTTGCACGGGGCTGTCGCCGTGTCGGTGCCGTTTCGTCTGGACGAGTGCGCAGACCGCATCGGGCAAGGGTTTTCCAAGGTTTATCAGCGGCATTTCATGCGTGAGATGGTGGGCTACATCAAGGACAAACAACGGCGCTTTCAACACGAAGGACTGAGCGAGGGGCTTGCGGAACTCGCGGCCTTGGGCTCGCTGGAAAACATGCGCACCTTTTGGGACTTTGACGGACGGGTAACTGCGCCTCTGAACGGGTTCACCGATGCCAACGATTATTATCGACGGGCCTCAAGTCGCTACTTTCTGGGAGATATCCGTACACCGACGCTGCTGATTCAGGCGCTGGATGATCCATTCGTGTTCAAGCACAGCCTGCCCGAGTTGTCGGAGCTCTCGGCCAGCATTCAATTCGATCTGCAACCACACGGCGGCCACGTCGGCTTTGTCGATGGCTCGATCAACAAGCCAACCTACTACCTGGAACGCCGTATCCCGGCGTGGTTGCTGGACGTGCACGGCGCTCGCGGTTTGTAG
- the rsmD gene encoding 16S rRNA (guanine(966)-N(2))-methyltransferase RsmD — MSTTKPPRIHKGHKIHTGLGHLRIIGGEWRSRRLSFPDSPGLRPTPDRVRETVFNWLAPYIAGARVLDPFAGSGALYLEALSRGASMGLALDSNSAAVSNLREHLGTLQCTVGKAAKDDALRYLETQPAEQFDVVFLDPPFHQNLLVPACTLLEERNWLADDAWIYTESETAPSTLGLPGNWRLHREKKAGQVYYALWERSVTPS; from the coding sequence ATGTCTACTACCAAGCCGCCCCGCATCCACAAAGGGCACAAAATCCATACAGGCCTCGGCCACTTGCGGATTATCGGCGGCGAATGGCGCAGTCGTCGTTTGAGTTTCCCTGACAGCCCAGGCCTGCGCCCTACGCCGGATCGGGTTCGGGAAACCGTCTTCAACTGGCTGGCACCGTACATAGCAGGCGCCCGGGTGCTTGACCCGTTCGCGGGCAGCGGCGCCTTGTATCTGGAGGCATTGTCTCGCGGCGCAAGCATGGGCCTGGCGCTGGACAGCAACTCTGCCGCCGTTTCCAACCTGCGTGAACATCTGGGCACGCTGCAATGCACCGTCGGCAAAGCAGCCAAGGACGATGCATTGCGCTATCTGGAGACGCAGCCTGCCGAGCAGTTCGACGTGGTCTTTCTGGATCCGCCTTTCCACCAGAACCTGCTCGTGCCAGCGTGCACATTGCTGGAGGAGCGTAACTGGCTGGCCGATGACGCGTGGATTTACACTGAAAGCGAAACGGCCCCGTCAACGCTCGGCTTACCCGGCAATTGGCGCCTGCACCGAGAAAAGAAAGCCGGACAGGTGTACTACGCGCTGTGGGAAAGAAGCGTAACGCCAAGCTGA
- the ftsE gene encoding cell division ATP-binding protein FtsE has product MIRFEQVAKRYPNGHVGLHELSFRVRRGEFLFVTGHSGAGKSTLLRLLLAMERPTSGKLLLAGQDLGQISNAQIPFLRRQIGVVFQNHQLLFDRTVFNNIALPLQILGLSKAEITKRVDSALERVALSDKAELYPGDLSTGQQQRVGIARAIVHRPALLLADEPTGNLDPRLAAEIMGVFEDINRLGTSVLIASHDLALIARMRHRMLTLQRGRLIGDGEAGV; this is encoded by the coding sequence ATGATTCGTTTCGAGCAGGTTGCAAAGCGCTATCCAAACGGTCACGTCGGCCTTCATGAGCTGAGTTTCCGCGTGCGCCGTGGTGAGTTTCTGTTCGTGACCGGGCACTCCGGCGCAGGCAAGAGCACGTTGCTGCGCCTGCTGCTGGCGATGGAGCGTCCTACCTCCGGCAAGTTGCTGCTTGCGGGCCAGGACCTGGGCCAGATCAGCAACGCGCAGATTCCCTTTCTACGCCGGCAGATTGGTGTGGTCTTCCAGAATCACCAGTTGTTGTTTGATCGCACGGTGTTCAACAACATCGCGTTGCCATTGCAGATTCTCGGGCTGTCGAAGGCTGAGATCACTAAACGCGTTGATTCCGCGCTGGAGCGTGTGGCGTTGTCGGACAAAGCCGAGTTGTACCCCGGGGACTTATCTACCGGCCAGCAGCAGCGCGTCGGCATCGCCCGCGCCATCGTTCATCGCCCTGCGTTGCTGCTGGCTGACGAACCCACGGGTAACCTCGACCCACGATTGGCTGCGGAGATCATGGGTGTTTTCGAAGACATCAACCGCTTGGGCACAAGCGTGCTGATCGCAAGTCACGACTTGGCGCTGATCGCACGCATGCGTCATCGCATGCTGACCCTGCAACGCGGTCGACTGATCGGTGACGGGGAGGCCGGGGTATGA
- a CDS encoding M16 family metallopeptidase, whose translation MNKRNAKCPARPRASMLLIAMTLTLLGANSAVADATAEAPAQANPANTLQSLKELDGKAPARRDLNIQTWKTAEGAKVLFVEAHELPMFDLRLTFAAGSSQDQKIPGIALVTNAMLNEGIKGKDVSAIAEGFEGLGADFGNGSYRDMAVASLRSLSVADKREPALKLFSEVVGKPTFPTDSLARIKNQLLASFEYQKQNPGKLAGDELFKRLYGDHPYAHSSEGNAKSIPPITVAQLKAFHAKAYAAGNTVIALVGDLSRSEAEAVAAQVSASLPKGPALPKMPQPVEPKAVETHIEFPSKQTHLMLAELGINRADPDYAALSLGNSVLGGGGFGSRLMTEVREKRGLSYGVSSGFTPMQAQGPFMIGLQTRAELSENTLKLVKDIVRDYLANGPTQKELDDAKRELSGSFPLSTASNAAIVGQLGAIGFYDLPLNYLENFMQQSQALTVDQVKAVMNKHLDADKLVIVTAGPTVPQKPLPLPTDKPAEKPLGVPEH comes from the coding sequence ATGAATAAGCGCAACGCTAAATGCCCTGCGCGACCACGGGCCAGCATGCTGCTGATCGCCATGACCCTGACTTTGTTGGGCGCCAACAGCGCAGTGGCTGATGCCACCGCCGAGGCACCGGCCCAGGCCAACCCGGCCAACACGCTACAATCGCTTAAAGAACTCGACGGCAAAGCGCCTGCCCGCCGCGACCTGAACATCCAGACCTGGAAAACCGCCGAAGGCGCCAAGGTGTTGTTCGTCGAGGCCCACGAACTGCCGATGTTCGACCTGCGCCTGACCTTTGCAGCGGGCAGCAGCCAGGACCAGAAAATCCCCGGAATCGCGCTGGTGACCAATGCCATGCTCAACGAGGGCATCAAGGGCAAGGACGTCAGCGCCATCGCCGAAGGCTTCGAAGGGTTGGGCGCTGACTTCGGCAACGGCTCTTACCGTGACATGGCGGTGGCTTCGCTGCGCAGCCTGAGCGTGGCCGATAAGCGCGAGCCGGCGTTGAAGCTGTTTTCTGAAGTGGTTGGCAAGCCGACGTTCCCGACAGATTCCCTTGCGCGGATCAAAAACCAGTTGCTGGCAAGCTTTGAGTACCAGAAGCAGAATCCTGGAAAGCTGGCTGGGGACGAGTTGTTCAAGCGGCTGTACGGCGACCATCCTTATGCGCACTCCAGCGAAGGTAATGCCAAAAGCATTCCGCCGATCACCGTCGCTCAGTTAAAGGCGTTCCACGCCAAGGCTTACGCTGCCGGGAACACCGTGATCGCGCTGGTGGGCGATCTGTCTCGCAGCGAAGCCGAAGCGGTTGCTGCACAGGTTTCCGCTTCGTTGCCCAAAGGCCCGGCGTTGCCAAAGATGCCGCAACCCGTCGAGCCCAAGGCCGTCGAGACTCACATCGAATTCCCGTCCAAGCAGACGCACCTGATGCTGGCCGAGCTGGGCATCAACCGTGCCGATCCGGATTACGCAGCACTTTCGCTGGGGAACTCAGTGCTGGGCGGGGGCGGTTTTGGTAGCCGGTTGATGACCGAGGTCCGTGAAAAACGTGGCCTGTCGTATGGCGTGTCGTCGGGGTTCACGCCGATGCAGGCTCAAGGCCCATTCATGATCGGGCTGCAAACCCGCGCCGAACTCAGTGAGAACACCTTGAAGCTGGTCAAGGACATCGTCCGTGACTACCTTGCCAACGGGCCTACCCAAAAAGAACTCGATGATGCCAAGCGCGAACTGTCGGGAAGCTTTCCGCTGTCGACCGCCAGCAACGCTGCGATTGTCGGCCAACTGGGCGCCATCGGCTTTTATGACCTGCCGCTGAACTACCTCGAGAACTTCATGCAGCAATCGCAGGCGCTGACCGTCGATCAGGTCAAGGCCGTCATGAACAAACACCTCGATGCAGACAAGCTGGTCATTGTGACTGCCGGTCCGACCGTGCCACAGAAACCGCTGCCGCTGCCCACTGATAAACCGGCCGAGAAACCTCTCGGCGTTCCGGAGCATTAA
- a CDS encoding DUF423 domain-containing protein, whose product MLRTFLMLAAFFGFTGVALGAFGAHILKNRLSTEYMAIFQTGVLYQLIHALALFGVALLAMQIQGRLVTYAGIAFTLGIILFSGSLYLLSLTGVTKLGIITPIGGLCFLLGWAILGWTAWQLGVETL is encoded by the coding sequence ATGCTTCGAACCTTCCTGATGCTGGCTGCTTTCTTTGGTTTCACCGGCGTTGCCCTCGGCGCGTTTGGCGCTCACATCCTCAAAAATCGCCTGAGCACCGAATACATGGCGATTTTCCAGACAGGCGTTTTGTATCAACTGATCCATGCGCTGGCGCTTTTCGGGGTAGCGCTGCTGGCCATGCAGATCCAGGGACGCCTGGTCACTTACGCAGGCATCGCCTTCACACTGGGCATCATCCTGTTCTCTGGCAGCCTTTACCTGCTGAGCCTCACCGGTGTCACCAAGCTGGGCATCATCACCCCGATTGGTGGCCTGTGCTTCTTGCTCGGTTGGGCAATTCTGGGCTGGACCGCCTGGCAGTTGGGCGTCGAAACCCTCTGA